One window from the genome of Gimesia aquarii encodes:
- a CDS encoding flagellar basal body P-ring protein FlgI, which translates to MKSSVNLFVIVLVVAAGISGCQKLNLSPSDWLHPASLRSQSPDEETSEIEDFAETKVETPFIGDYTQITGKNLIALEGVGLVTGLKGTGGNPPPSVHREALLREMRRRNVKNPNHILRSPSTALVIVKAYLPPLIRKGEKFDVEVYLPGNSEATSLEGGWLMESYLAEQAMIQGRGLLKGHILAKARGSILIPPISNEDRKKAVAGILRRGRILAGGVSVTEDRNLALYLRNDFKSIRNAMRIADRIGGRFHHFDRYGIEEPLAEAKTDKKVVLKLKPRYKHNDSRYLQVVRKIAFRETDVAQRVRMQRLTEEIKIPELSERAAIQLEAIGKKSIPILKSALKSPLLEVRFHAAVALAYLDDGSGLKDLAEAAREEPAFRVYALAAMSAIDEPEAHIYLRELMSMTSAETRYGAFRALWTLDKNDPFIRGEDMNGQFMLHVLQTELESPSQDDPNQKEGAPKNGGPMVHITHRKHPEVVLFGSQQEFRVPIAVRAGDVLITGAPGVDQLIVSKYAVGEKDQRKKVSKNIAVVIRTAVEMGASYPDIAQMILQAHQQGNIEGQVEIDALPEGGRLYYRPVEEDALMALKSGEMKSSKSKKKKSARVGNENMVPNIFHSGAPRKKTSSKSSADSSEIGEVTLSDSRKSKSSDDDGKFIKQSTFKDWFRYFNK; encoded by the coding sequence GTGAAAAGCTCTGTCAACTTGTTCGTAATCGTACTCGTGGTAGCAGCCGGGATTTCCGGTTGTCAAAAACTCAATTTGAGTCCATCAGACTGGCTGCATCCTGCCAGCCTGCGCTCGCAGAGCCCTGATGAGGAAACCTCTGAGATAGAAGACTTTGCTGAGACCAAAGTGGAGACTCCCTTCATCGGAGATTACACACAAATTACCGGTAAAAACCTGATTGCCCTGGAAGGTGTTGGTCTGGTCACTGGATTGAAAGGGACAGGCGGTAATCCTCCTCCTTCGGTTCATCGTGAAGCATTACTTCGAGAAATGCGTCGTCGGAATGTGAAAAATCCAAACCACATCTTACGAAGTCCTTCGACGGCACTAGTTATTGTTAAAGCATATTTACCTCCTTTGATTCGAAAAGGAGAAAAGTTTGATGTTGAAGTTTATCTGCCTGGAAATAGTGAAGCAACCAGTCTGGAAGGGGGTTGGTTAATGGAATCCTACCTTGCAGAACAGGCGATGATTCAAGGCCGTGGTCTCTTGAAAGGTCACATTCTAGCCAAGGCGCGGGGCTCTATTTTAATTCCTCCGATCTCAAATGAAGACCGTAAAAAAGCGGTCGCTGGGATCTTGCGCCGTGGTCGCATCCTCGCGGGGGGAGTATCGGTCACAGAAGACCGAAATCTGGCTTTATACCTGCGTAATGATTTTAAGAGTATTCGAAATGCGATGCGTATTGCCGATCGAATTGGTGGACGATTTCACCACTTTGATCGATATGGAATTGAGGAACCTCTAGCCGAAGCAAAGACTGATAAAAAAGTCGTGCTGAAACTGAAGCCCCGTTACAAACACAATGATTCACGGTATTTGCAAGTCGTACGAAAAATTGCATTTCGAGAAACTGATGTGGCACAACGGGTGCGGATGCAAAGGCTGACAGAAGAAATCAAAATTCCGGAGCTGTCGGAAAGAGCGGCGATTCAATTAGAAGCGATTGGTAAAAAATCGATTCCCATTCTCAAATCTGCGTTAAAAAGCCCCTTGTTAGAAGTTCGTTTCCATGCGGCTGTCGCCTTGGCCTATCTGGATGATGGATCAGGCCTTAAAGATTTGGCGGAGGCTGCCAGAGAGGAACCTGCGTTTCGCGTGTATGCGTTAGCAGCAATGTCTGCCATTGATGAACCAGAGGCACACATTTATTTACGTGAATTGATGAGTATGACCAGCGCAGAAACCCGTTATGGCGCGTTTCGCGCGCTCTGGACACTGGATAAAAATGATCCATTCATTCGTGGAGAAGATATGAATGGGCAATTCATGTTGCATGTTTTACAAACTGAATTAGAGTCGCCGTCTCAAGACGATCCAAATCAAAAAGAGGGTGCTCCGAAGAATGGTGGTCCCATGGTCCATATCACTCATCGAAAACATCCCGAAGTTGTACTCTTTGGTTCTCAGCAGGAGTTTCGAGTTCCTATCGCTGTACGAGCGGGTGATGTGTTAATTACAGGCGCGCCTGGTGTCGATCAATTGATTGTTAGTAAGTACGCTGTTGGTGAGAAAGACCAACGGAAGAAAGTATCTAAAAATATTGCCGTTGTGATTCGTACAGCAGTAGAAATGGGAGCTAGTTATCCCGATATTGCTCAAATGATCTTACAGGCGCATCAACAGGGGAATATCGAAGGGCAAGTCGAAATTGATGCTTTACCGGAAGGTGGTCGCCTCTATTATCGTCCCGTTGAAGAAGATGCTCTCATGGCTTTGAAGTCAGGTGAAATGAAATCTTCCAAATCTAAAAAGAAAAAGAGTGCCCGCGTAGGTAACGAGAATATGGTTCCCAACATATTTCATTCTGGAGCACCTCGGAAAAAGACAAGCTCGAAATCATCTGCTGACTCTTCAGAAATAGGAGAAGTGACTTTGTCTGATTCACGAAAGTCCAAGTCATCAGACGATGATGGAAAATTCATCAAACAGAGCACATTTAAAGACTGGTTTCGGTATTTCAACAAATAA
- a CDS encoding HpcH/HpaI aldolase family protein, giving the protein MKKNPVKAALSAGKPQVGTWLSSGDVMMTRLMARVGFPWLTVDMEHSPIDWSQAGLLFGAIADAGCVPLARVPLGKYELIKRALDAGAHGIIAPMINTVEQAKTVIDAVKYPPEGNRSVGGVLHAMNFDATAGDYYKHANDEILVILQTESPEGVENAEAIYSLPGVDAIFVGPNDLTFQMSKKTGLHPSPDELEEQLQKILATGKKTGTPVGLHVQTIEAVEQRIEEGWRFIACGSEVKFMVNEAQRIVSGLNLKAETADLARY; this is encoded by the coding sequence ATGAAAAAGAATCCGGTCAAGGCGGCGTTAAGTGCAGGAAAACCTCAGGTGGGAACATGGCTCTCATCAGGGGATGTGATGATGACCCGTTTGATGGCACGCGTAGGATTTCCCTGGCTCACGGTTGATATGGAGCATTCTCCTATTGACTGGTCACAAGCAGGATTATTATTCGGTGCCATTGCGGATGCAGGCTGTGTGCCTTTAGCACGAGTTCCCTTAGGAAAATATGAATTGATTAAACGGGCTCTGGACGCTGGTGCTCACGGAATCATCGCACCCATGATTAACACCGTTGAACAAGCAAAGACTGTCATCGATGCAGTGAAGTATCCGCCTGAAGGGAATCGCTCTGTCGGTGGCGTGTTACATGCGATGAATTTCGATGCGACTGCCGGCGATTATTATAAACACGCCAATGATGAAATTCTGGTGATTCTTCAAACAGAATCACCAGAAGGAGTGGAAAACGCGGAAGCGATTTACAGTTTGCCTGGCGTTGACGCAATTTTTGTTGGTCCCAATGATCTGACTTTTCAGATGAGCAAAAAGACGGGCTTGCATCCTTCGCCTGATGAACTGGAGGAGCAATTACAGAAAATCCTGGCCACAGGTAAGAAAACGGGTACACCGGTTGGCTTACATGTGCAGACGATCGAAGCGGTCGAACAGCGGATTGAAGAAGGTTGGCGCTTTATCGCCTGTGGTAGTGAAGTCAAATTCATGGTGAATGAGGCACAACGGATCGTCAGCGGCTTGAACTTGAAAGCAGAAACCGCCGATTTGGCTCGGTATTAA
- a CDS encoding polyprenyl synthetase family protein gives MGDHLTTHDLLARVEELIGDELEQAERVFLNEVNSKHPYVHDVLQHITRFQGKRLRPILLLLSAAASGGIKESHFVLASVVEMIHLATLVHDDVLDDALIRRHVATVNARWNNETSVLVGDFLFTHAFHLTASLGDARACRLIGRATNLVCEGELAQIYERGNLDLSESQYLEIINGKTAELCAISTQLGAMYSDADEKMIQAMDDYGRALGVAFQITDDLLDLLGTEEQMGKSLGSDLQKEKLTLPLIRLLSQSRQEDQIAIQEILSQPDQQTKSKLDQFIKNSDAIEYAANRARDFAIKARESLKGCPPSQAKQILEELTEFAIQRSI, from the coding sequence ATGGGGGACCATCTTACGACGCATGACCTGTTGGCACGTGTCGAAGAATTAATAGGCGATGAGCTGGAACAGGCAGAACGCGTTTTTTTAAACGAAGTCAATTCGAAGCACCCCTATGTCCATGATGTTTTACAGCACATCACTCGTTTTCAGGGAAAGCGACTACGCCCGATTTTGTTGCTGCTTTCTGCTGCGGCTTCAGGGGGAATCAAAGAGAGCCACTTTGTACTTGCCTCTGTAGTAGAAATGATTCATTTGGCAACTCTGGTGCATGATGATGTACTGGACGACGCATTGATCCGCCGTCATGTCGCAACTGTCAATGCGCGTTGGAACAATGAAACGAGCGTACTGGTCGGTGATTTTCTCTTCACACACGCGTTTCACCTTACTGCCAGCCTGGGAGATGCTCGTGCGTGTCGTTTGATTGGTCGAGCTACCAATCTGGTTTGTGAAGGCGAATTAGCGCAGATTTACGAACGTGGCAACCTGGATCTTTCAGAATCGCAATATTTGGAAATCATCAATGGGAAAACGGCCGAGCTTTGTGCGATTAGTACTCAACTAGGAGCCATGTATTCTGACGCCGATGAAAAAATGATTCAGGCAATGGATGACTACGGTCGTGCGTTAGGAGTTGCTTTCCAGATCACCGATGATTTACTGGATTTACTCGGTACGGAAGAACAAATGGGCAAGTCTCTTGGCTCGGATTTACAAAAGGAAAAACTCACGCTTCCTTTAATTCGGCTCCTGAGTCAAAGTCGTCAAGAGGATCAAATTGCAATTCAGGAAATTCTCTCTCAACCAGATCAACAAACTAAATCGAAGCTCGATCAATTTATTAAAAATAGTGATGCCATCGAGTATGCAGCAAATCGTGCCCGCGATTTCGCAATCAAGGCCAGGGAATCTCTCAAAGGGTGTCCCCCTTCACAAGCCAAACAGATTCTTGAAGAACTAACAGAATTTGCTATCCAGAGATCGATTTAA
- a CDS encoding YhdH/YhfP family quinone oxidoreductase has translation MQKSFRCYQVNKQEPKEIIAGVHSAAHDALPPGQVTIRVVYSSINYKDALAATGHPGVVRKFPHVPGIDAAGIVEQSDSDQFTVGQPVVVTSYELGVDRWGGWSEFIRVQPEWIIPLTEKLTLKESMILGTAGLTAAMCVSSLLQHEISVDSGNILVTGASGGVGSFAVSLLNRLSYQVTAVSGKASMHDRLIELGAKQVIDRSAVDTGSKKPLLKTQWPAAIDTVGGSLLSHLIRSIEHQGCVAACGNAGGAELDLTVFPFILRGVTLDGIDSSWYPIAKRTALWQKLATDWKLPDLESRAKTITLDQIQETVGSLLEGRHQERTIIQIGDE, from the coding sequence ATGCAGAAATCCTTTCGCTGCTATCAAGTTAACAAACAGGAACCAAAGGAAATCATCGCCGGAGTTCACTCGGCAGCCCATGATGCATTACCCCCAGGCCAAGTAACAATTCGCGTCGTCTATTCTTCAATCAATTATAAAGATGCACTGGCGGCTACCGGACATCCGGGAGTCGTCAGAAAATTTCCTCATGTCCCTGGTATCGATGCAGCTGGCATCGTGGAGCAATCGGACTCTGATCAGTTTACAGTCGGTCAGCCTGTTGTTGTGACAAGCTACGAACTCGGCGTTGACCGCTGGGGAGGCTGGTCTGAATTCATACGCGTTCAACCCGAATGGATTATCCCTCTGACTGAAAAACTTACGCTTAAAGAATCGATGATTCTAGGTACGGCTGGTCTGACCGCAGCCATGTGCGTCAGTAGCCTCCTGCAGCATGAAATCAGCGTTGATTCAGGTAATATCCTCGTCACGGGAGCATCGGGAGGCGTCGGTTCCTTCGCGGTTTCCTTACTGAATCGACTCAGCTATCAGGTAACAGCCGTCTCAGGCAAAGCGTCGATGCATGATCGACTGATTGAGCTTGGTGCCAAACAGGTCATTGATCGTAGTGCCGTCGATACAGGTTCCAAGAAACCACTACTCAAAACCCAATGGCCGGCTGCCATTGATACAGTCGGTGGTTCCCTCTTGAGCCATCTCATCCGCTCGATAGAGCATCAAGGTTGTGTCGCCGCTTGTGGAAATGCCGGTGGGGCCGAACTCGATTTAACCGTGTTCCCATTCATCCTGCGGGGTGTGACGCTCGACGGCATTGACTCTTCCTGGTACCCCATCGCAAAACGAACCGCACTGTGGCAGAAACTCGCAACCGACTGGAAACTGCCTGACCTCGAATCGCGCGCCAAGACGATCACCCTCGATCAAATTCAAGAAACCGTTGGCAGTCTGCTTGAAGGTCGCCACCAGGAACGAACAATCATTCAAATCGGCGATGAGTAG
- the pyrF gene encoding orotidine-5'-phosphate decarboxylase — translation MHHFSDRLNAAIQNKKTPALVGLDPRFDWLPAEIVRSAESRHATKAEIVAAAFEEFCFRMIDVVAPLVPAVKPQAAFFEEWGPTGCAALQRIIKKARSAGLVVICDAKRGDIGSTAEAYARGYLAGENPESAIWAADCLTVNPYLGSDTLEPFVNVATERGAGIYVLVRTSNPGAGTFQDRKTDGTSLYECVAGVVEELALKTKGAGNYGAIGAVVGATYPEELSQLRSLMPHTPLLVPGYGSQGAGAGDVAGAFDEGGLGAIINSSRGINFAIRKSPYSEKFSPAEWEQAAEAATHDMISDLATHTPAGNLQ, via the coding sequence ATGCACCACTTTTCCGATCGTTTAAACGCAGCCATCCAGAATAAAAAAACACCGGCACTCGTCGGTCTTGACCCCCGCTTTGATTGGCTTCCCGCCGAAATTGTCCGTTCTGCAGAATCTCGACATGCAACAAAAGCAGAAATCGTCGCGGCCGCGTTTGAAGAATTCTGTTTCCGCATGATCGATGTTGTCGCGCCGCTGGTTCCCGCAGTGAAACCACAGGCGGCATTCTTCGAGGAATGGGGGCCCACAGGTTGTGCGGCCCTGCAACGAATTATCAAGAAAGCGCGCAGTGCAGGATTAGTCGTCATTTGTGACGCCAAACGAGGCGACATCGGCTCAACCGCGGAAGCGTATGCGCGAGGTTATCTCGCTGGAGAGAACCCAGAGAGCGCCATCTGGGCTGCCGACTGTCTGACCGTCAATCCTTATCTCGGCAGTGACACATTAGAACCGTTTGTGAATGTCGCCACCGAACGCGGGGCCGGAATCTATGTGCTGGTCCGTACCAGTAATCCTGGTGCAGGAACGTTTCAGGATCGAAAAACCGATGGAACAAGCCTTTATGAATGTGTCGCAGGGGTTGTTGAAGAACTCGCTTTGAAAACAAAGGGAGCAGGCAATTATGGCGCCATCGGTGCCGTCGTCGGTGCGACGTATCCTGAAGAGTTAAGCCAGCTCCGCTCTCTCATGCCACACACACCTCTTTTGGTTCCCGGTTATGGAAGTCAGGGCGCAGGAGCCGGTGATGTGGCGGGAGCCTTTGACGAGGGAGGGCTTGGAGCGATTATTAACAGTTCCCGTGGTATTAACTTCGCGATCCGCAAATCTCCCTACTCAGAAAAATTCTCGCCTGCAGAATGGGAGCAGGCGGCCGAAGCAGCCACTCATGATATGATTTCAGATTTAGCCACACACACTCCCGCTGGTAATTTACAATGA
- the moaC gene encoding cyclic pyranopterin monophosphate synthase MoaC, producing the protein MSDFTHFDEDGASRMVDVGAKAITARMAVAECFITMKPETQKRILDRRVSKGDVLEIARIAGIMATKKTADLIPLCHPLSINSVRLDFEALNETTIRIESTVKIDGKTGVEMEALTAVSVAALTVYDMCKAIDRAMSLGPTQLVEKSGGKSGHYIRKKG; encoded by the coding sequence ATGTCTGATTTTACCCATTTCGATGAAGATGGTGCCAGCCGGATGGTGGACGTCGGTGCCAAAGCAATCACCGCTCGTATGGCCGTTGCAGAATGCTTTATCACAATGAAACCCGAAACACAAAAGCGTATTTTGGACCGACGGGTTTCCAAAGGAGATGTGCTGGAAATTGCCCGGATTGCAGGAATTATGGCAACGAAAAAAACGGCAGACCTGATTCCTTTGTGTCACCCCCTGAGTATTAACAGTGTGCGTCTTGATTTTGAAGCTCTGAATGAAACAACAATTCGCATTGAATCCACTGTGAAAATTGATGGTAAAACCGGTGTGGAAATGGAAGCATTGACCGCAGTCAGCGTGGCGGCATTAACAGTTTACGATATGTGCAAAGCCATCGATCGTGCCATGAGCCTGGGACCCACTCAACTTGTTGAAAAATCAGGTGGAAAAAGCGGCCACTATATCAGGAAAAAAGGCTGA
- a CDS encoding DNA-3-methyladenine glycosylase family protein yields the protein MNNYVATFKKASTHLKKADPRLKTVIESIGPCPLKPYRYRFALLLRSIVSQQISTSAARTIYKRLHALSGKGQPTAEKIIRLSHEELRSVGLSNQKATYVHHLAEMVLENNVRLHKMHLMSDAEVTEELIQVKGIGNWTAQMFLMFGLCRPDIFPHDDLGIQNGIQVIYELKTRPDKQTCIEIAERWQPYRTVASWYCWRCLEMETPDGPW from the coding sequence ATGAACAATTACGTAGCGACTTTCAAAAAAGCCTCAACGCACTTGAAAAAAGCAGACCCGCGTTTGAAGACGGTGATTGAGTCGATTGGCCCCTGCCCGCTCAAACCGTATCGCTATCGTTTTGCATTACTGCTGCGCTCGATTGTCTCGCAACAAATTTCGACCTCGGCAGCCCGCACCATCTATAAACGTCTGCACGCACTCTCAGGAAAAGGGCAACCAACGGCAGAAAAAATCATTCGCCTTTCTCATGAGGAATTACGATCAGTCGGTTTGTCCAACCAGAAAGCCACCTACGTGCATCATCTCGCAGAAATGGTGTTGGAAAACAATGTGCGTCTGCACAAAATGCATCTCATGTCTGATGCAGAGGTCACTGAAGAATTGATTCAAGTCAAAGGGATCGGTAACTGGACCGCACAGATGTTTTTGATGTTTGGTCTCTGTCGCCCTGATATCTTCCCGCACGATGACCTGGGAATCCAAAATGGCATTCAAGTGATATATGAACTCAAGACACGTCCCGACAAGCAGACCTGTATTGAAATTGCCGAACGCTGGCAACCTTACCGTACGGTCGCCAGTTGGTACTGTTGGCGCTGTCTGGAAATGGAAACTCCCGATGGTCCCTGGTAA
- a CDS encoding AAA family ATPase produces MLKSLELFGFKSFADRTIFEFSDGITCVVGPNGSGKSNVVDGIKWVLGDQSPKSLRGKDMTDVIFNGSKGRKANAYAEATLTFHNQDGFLDIDAQEVHIGRRLWKNGDSEYLLNRNPVRLKDIRDLFMGTGAATSAYSIIEQGRVDQILQANAATRRVVFEEAAGISRYKSRKIDAERKLERVGQNILRLTDIVDEVEAQLNSTRSQASKAAKYREASTELRKLWMGMAADDWRHLTTQQSSIQERIDENQKRLDELNAEYQTYEDKLSAIDLEIAEIEDQVRTVEKKLASHREGIAGNQTSIEHQLERKQEFEAEIIRLRKQRILMAKRTSEIQNDLEAVTNEKNKSESEFQLQRQNLEEIHAKIIAVTEELDAANEQVQQKQQLVHELTKQSLALDNKLFSVKTQLETFNTSSLKSNEKRVQLEAKIQEAQSEVEQCEVQFRIAGEKVAEFAQCLSEVDEKQQSFLSEQDQKTQQLSDLREKRSAYQARRSVLEDLERRQEGISIGVKEILNRAQTSNHSPWNTILGSVADLLDVDLEQAALLEVALGIRSQLLVIKEFEPLYQFLKEGKYSISGRVGFITQPSLKNENDQPMSAVNGFSVEGNATNTESFHTEPNQVISDLSSHRGVIYRADQLVNLTEENKLLAQILLADTWIVDSLETAVNLSRMEGHNCRFVTLQGELIEENQSVFVGAVRSESALFTRKSELRKLKNDLIRIDRTLSENESALEKLDELLSAVDSERSSWQEKMQEASETLSTEKAAKAAATHNLAQLNEELTTVRNDLEDLESHTLKLHSESEAVLFEKQTTEEKLENLNLLIQQDESVLLNKQCEVQELKEQQNSRQLELATHEERLTGLEQRFGRLRLEFEQRQQQQEESNRRYELSLEKNSQIKLHILNTRANLDEQFLLQDVLQEQASNFISLREQKRQLKKQLSSEEATVRKERRELSEKKHEEEIKTRDIEHQISSLSDRIEEEYQLSLEEIVTSGESVLKQYLEEETEKNSKQSDSITELDNQSEPLALQSEVEQQSSVDEINEQVESELVEQERESIQPGFNIDLYLEIRPEIEAQVNRLRRKIKMMGSINSDSLKDLDELECRFDYMKSQLDDLDEAKSALEEIIRRINTESRRLFVDTFEVIRIHFQEIFRKLFGGGEADIILEDPEDILECGIEIVARPPGKELRGLTLLSGGEKTLTAVALLMSIFRSRPSPFCILDEVDAALDEANVERYAGLIDDFKETTQFIMITHNKRSMTVGNVLYGVTMEQSGVSKRMSVRFDDITEDGNFKQSNSSDSDSEAA; encoded by the coding sequence ATGCTGAAGTCATTGGAACTGTTCGGCTTTAAGAGTTTTGCCGACCGGACCATATTTGAATTTTCGGATGGCATCACTTGCGTCGTTGGTCCTAACGGGAGTGGTAAGAGCAATGTCGTAGATGGCATTAAGTGGGTTCTGGGAGACCAGAGCCCCAAAAGCCTGCGCGGCAAGGATATGACCGATGTCATCTTTAATGGTTCAAAAGGTCGTAAGGCGAATGCCTATGCGGAAGCCACTTTGACCTTTCACAACCAAGATGGTTTTCTGGATATTGATGCGCAGGAAGTGCATATCGGCCGCAGGTTATGGAAAAACGGCGATTCAGAATATCTGCTTAATCGAAATCCGGTACGACTCAAAGATATCCGTGATTTATTCATGGGCACCGGTGCGGCGACGTCTGCCTACAGTATTATTGAACAGGGGCGTGTTGATCAGATTTTACAGGCAAATGCGGCTACGCGTCGTGTTGTATTTGAAGAAGCTGCCGGCATCAGTCGCTATAAATCGAGAAAGATTGACGCTGAACGAAAATTGGAACGAGTTGGCCAGAATATACTCAGACTCACAGATATTGTCGATGAGGTAGAAGCACAACTGAACTCAACTCGAAGCCAGGCTTCTAAAGCAGCGAAATACCGCGAAGCTTCCACCGAGCTTCGCAAGTTATGGATGGGGATGGCAGCAGATGACTGGCGACACCTGACTACACAGCAATCTTCCATTCAGGAAAGAATCGATGAGAATCAAAAACGTCTTGATGAACTGAACGCCGAATATCAAACGTACGAAGACAAACTGTCAGCGATAGATTTAGAGATTGCAGAAATTGAAGATCAAGTAAGAACGGTTGAGAAAAAACTTGCTTCACATCGAGAAGGGATTGCGGGAAATCAAACATCGATAGAACACCAACTCGAACGTAAACAGGAATTTGAAGCCGAAATAATTCGATTACGTAAACAGAGAATCCTGATGGCGAAAAGAACATCGGAGATTCAAAATGATCTGGAAGCCGTTACGAACGAAAAAAACAAGTCTGAATCTGAGTTTCAGCTTCAACGCCAGAACCTGGAAGAAATTCATGCAAAAATCATAGCTGTGACCGAAGAATTGGATGCGGCCAATGAACAAGTTCAACAAAAACAACAGCTTGTTCATGAGCTGACCAAGCAGTCTCTGGCTCTGGATAACAAACTTTTTTCTGTAAAGACACAACTGGAGACATTCAATACTTCAAGCCTGAAGTCAAATGAGAAACGTGTGCAACTGGAAGCCAAAATTCAGGAAGCACAATCTGAGGTTGAGCAATGCGAGGTTCAATTTCGAATTGCTGGAGAAAAAGTCGCTGAGTTTGCACAATGCCTGTCGGAAGTTGATGAAAAACAACAGTCTTTCTTAAGCGAGCAAGATCAAAAAACACAACAACTCTCAGATCTTCGTGAAAAGCGTAGTGCGTATCAGGCACGCAGGAGTGTCTTAGAAGACCTTGAACGTCGGCAAGAGGGAATCAGTATCGGTGTCAAGGAAATTTTGAATCGTGCACAGACTTCAAACCATTCGCCGTGGAACACGATTCTTGGCAGCGTTGCTGATCTTTTGGATGTAGATTTGGAACAAGCGGCTCTCTTGGAAGTTGCCTTGGGAATTCGGTCTCAATTATTAGTGATCAAAGAGTTTGAGCCACTCTACCAGTTTTTGAAAGAAGGGAAATATTCTATTTCTGGCCGGGTTGGGTTTATTACCCAGCCTTCTCTAAAAAATGAGAATGATCAGCCAATGTCAGCCGTGAATGGGTTTTCTGTAGAAGGAAATGCCACAAATACCGAGTCTTTTCATACGGAACCAAATCAGGTCATTTCAGATTTATCATCACATCGTGGTGTGATTTATCGTGCCGATCAGTTAGTTAATCTCACAGAAGAAAACAAATTACTTGCCCAGATACTGTTGGCTGATACGTGGATTGTTGACTCATTAGAGACTGCAGTAAATCTGTCGCGTATGGAAGGGCACAATTGCCGGTTTGTCACACTTCAAGGTGAATTGATCGAAGAAAATCAATCCGTTTTTGTTGGTGCAGTACGTAGCGAGTCGGCGCTATTCACTCGTAAGAGCGAATTGCGAAAACTGAAAAACGATTTGATTCGAATTGATCGGACCCTAAGCGAGAATGAGTCTGCTCTCGAAAAATTAGATGAGTTACTGTCGGCTGTTGATTCAGAACGAAGTTCCTGGCAAGAAAAAATGCAAGAAGCGTCAGAAACGCTCTCTACGGAAAAGGCGGCGAAAGCAGCAGCCACACATAATCTGGCGCAGTTAAACGAAGAGTTAACGACTGTTCGAAATGATCTGGAAGACCTGGAAAGTCACACTCTGAAGTTACATTCCGAATCAGAAGCAGTGTTATTTGAGAAGCAAACGACAGAAGAAAAACTGGAAAATTTGAACTTATTAATTCAGCAGGATGAATCCGTTTTACTAAATAAGCAGTGCGAAGTTCAGGAGCTCAAAGAACAGCAAAATTCAAGACAACTGGAATTAGCAACGCATGAAGAACGGTTAACCGGGTTGGAGCAACGTTTTGGTCGTTTAAGGTTGGAGTTTGAACAACGACAACAACAACAGGAAGAATCCAATCGTCGTTATGAATTATCACTGGAAAAAAACTCACAAATTAAACTGCATATTTTAAACACTCGTGCTAATTTGGATGAACAGTTTTTATTACAGGATGTATTACAAGAGCAGGCGAGTAATTTCATCTCACTACGTGAGCAAAAACGACAACTCAAAAAGCAGTTAAGTTCTGAAGAAGCAACAGTTCGCAAAGAGCGGCGTGAACTGAGTGAAAAGAAACACGAAGAAGAAATCAAGACCCGAGATATCGAACATCAAATCAGTTCTCTAAGTGACCGAATCGAGGAAGAATATCAACTCTCATTAGAAGAGATTGTTACTTCGGGAGAGTCAGTTCTAAAGCAATACCTGGAAGAGGAAACCGAGAAAAATTCAAAGCAGAGTGATTCTATAACCGAACTTGACAATCAATCTGAACCTCTTGCTTTGCAAAGCGAGGTCGAGCAACAGTCGAGTGTTGATGAAATCAATGAACAGGTCGAGAGTGAACTCGTTGAACAGGAGAGAGAATCTATTCAACCCGGTTTTAATATCGATCTCTACCTCGAAATTCGACCGGAAATCGAAGCGCAAGTTAATCGTCTACGACGCAAAATAAAAATGATGGGTAGTATTAACTCAGATAGCCTTAAAGATCTGGATGAACTGGAATGCCGTTTTGACTACATGAAGTCACAGCTGGATGATTTGGACGAAGCAAAGTCTGCTTTAGAAGAAATCATTCGTCGAATCAATACGGAAAGCAGGCGTTTATTTGTAGATACTTTTGAAGTCATTCGTATCCATTTCCAAGAAATATTTCGCAAGCTGTTTGGAGGAGGCGAGGCCGATATCATTCTGGAAGATCCGGAAGATATTCTGGAGTGCGGAATTGAAATCGTAGCCCGTCCGCCGGGAAAAGAGTTACGAGGGTTGACATTGCTGAGTGGTGGTGAAAAAACATTAACGGCAGTCGCGCTTTTAATGTCGATTTTCCGTAGTCGTCCCAGTCCATTCTGTATTTTGGACGAAGTGGACGCTGCTTTGGATGAAGCGAATGTCGAGCGTTATGCCGGGCTGATTGACGACTTCAAAGAAACAACGCAGTTCATCATGATCACGCATAATAAGCGGTCTATGACTGTTGGAAATGTTCTCTATGGAGTTACAATGGAGCAATCGGGAGTTTCCAAGCGGATGTCAGTACGATTTGATGACATCACTGAAGATGGAAACTTCAAGCAGTCAAATTCGTCTGATAGTGATTCAGAGGCGGCTTGA